One window from the genome of Desulfobaccales bacterium encodes:
- a CDS encoding ABC transporter ATP-binding protein, with translation MVIRVEALDLGYEDRLVLAGLNFQVNRGEFVGILGPNGSGKSTLLHALSGLLKPLHGHIVIKSEALGGLPSRLRAQILAVVPQSTDVRFPFSCLEIVLMGRYPHRRRLGTLTDADLVQALQSMRRTTTVHLKERTITEVSGGECQRVVIARALAQDPEILLLDEATSSLDVRKKLEIFEILKYLNETRGLTVLCAMHDLNLAALYCERLMFLKEGKIVVDGPTDQVFTPEILAQVYETPMEVVWHPGHQRPYAVMLPLSPGAVKAEEAAETREAALS, from the coding sequence GTGGTGATTCGGGTTGAGGCGCTGGATTTGGGTTACGAGGACCGTCTGGTCCTGGCGGGCCTGAATTTTCAGGTGAACCGGGGGGAGTTTGTGGGCATTTTGGGCCCCAACGGCAGCGGAAAGTCCACGCTGCTCCACGCCCTTTCGGGCCTGCTTAAGCCGCTCCACGGGCATATTGTCATCAAGTCCGAGGCGTTGGGAGGTTTGCCCAGCCGTCTTAGGGCTCAAATCCTGGCAGTGGTGCCCCAGTCCACCGATGTACGGTTTCCGTTTAGCTGTCTGGAGATCGTGCTCATGGGGCGCTATCCCCATCGGCGCCGCCTGGGAACCCTGACGGACGCGGACCTGGTCCAGGCGCTCCAGTCCATGCGCCGGACCACCACGGTCCACCTCAAAGAACGCACCATCACCGAGGTTTCCGGCGGGGAATGCCAGCGGGTGGTGATCGCCCGGGCCCTGGCCCAGGACCCGGAAATCCTGCTCCTGGATGAGGCTACTTCGTCTCTGGACGTGCGCAAGAAGTTGGAGATTTTCGAGATTCTCAAATACTTGAACGAGACCAGGGGGCTCACGGTGCTCTGCGCCATGCACGACCTGAATCTGGCGGCCCTCTACTGCGAGCGCCTCATGTTCCTCAAGGAGGGCAAGATCGTGGTGGACGGCCCCACGGACCAGGTGTTCACCCCGGAGATCTTGGCGCAGGTCTACGAAACGCCAATGGAGGTAGTGTGGCACCCCGGCCATCAGCGCCCTTACGCAGTGATGCTGCCCCTGTCGCCGGGTGCCGTCAAGGCGGAAGAGGCTGCCGAAACCCGAGAGGCGGCTTTGTCATGA
- a CDS encoding iron ABC transporter permease: MKVSSLPVPDLDRAVDLAEARSRHQRETRRFAVALIIMSLGLILSAILATGIGRMDVGWGTIAAVALQKLGIHTALVDRTTDVVIWDIRLSRVVLSGLVGAALATAGVIFQGILLNPLADPFTIGVSTGAAFGVAVLVMAGVGGSFLGLSPLPLGALLGAMGAMAAVLVLSRESGRIRKETLILAGIVVSTFLSALISLIKSLDEESLSAIVFWIMGSFSGRGWIHVGFLLPYLAAGLFLAALYHRELDILALGEEQSHHLGVAVSKVRLHLLVGASLLTAGAVSVSGVIGFVGLVVPHLVRVLAGPSHGRLLALSAVTGALILIWSDVLARVLLSSGQELPVGVVTALLGGPFFFYLLKSRRSRGMW, translated from the coding sequence ATGAAAGTGAGTTCCCTCCCCGTGCCTGACCTGGATCGGGCCGTGGATCTGGCTGAGGCCAGGAGCCGGCATCAGCGGGAGACGCGCCGCTTTGCCGTCGCTCTCATCATTATGAGTCTGGGCCTGATTCTGTCGGCGATCCTGGCGACAGGCATTGGCCGCATGGATGTGGGGTGGGGAACCATCGCGGCGGTGGCGTTGCAGAAGTTGGGTATCCACACGGCCTTGGTGGACCGCACCACCGATGTGGTTATCTGGGACATTCGTCTGTCCCGGGTGGTGCTCTCGGGGCTGGTGGGCGCTGCTTTGGCCACCGCGGGGGTTATCTTTCAAGGCATCCTCTTAAACCCTCTGGCCGATCCCTTTACCATCGGCGTGTCCACCGGCGCGGCCTTCGGGGTGGCGGTCCTGGTTATGGCCGGGGTGGGGGGCAGTTTTCTGGGCCTGAGCCCTTTGCCGCTGGGAGCCCTGTTGGGGGCCATGGGAGCCATGGCTGCGGTTTTGGTACTGTCCCGGGAATCGGGCCGCATCCGCAAGGAGACCCTGATCCTGGCCGGGATCGTGGTGAGCACCTTTCTCTCGGCCCTCATCAGCCTGATCAAGAGCCTGGATGAGGAGTCGCTGTCGGCTATCGTTTTTTGGATCATGGGGAGTTTTTCCGGCCGGGGCTGGATTCACGTGGGGTTTCTGTTGCCTTACCTGGCCGCCGGTCTGTTCCTGGCCGCACTGTATCACCGGGAACTGGACATCCTGGCCCTGGGGGAAGAGCAATCCCACCACCTGGGGGTGGCCGTGTCCAAGGTACGGCTGCACCTCCTGGTGGGTGCGTCGCTCTTGACCGCGGGAGCAGTGTCGGTCTCCGGCGTGATCGGCTTTGTGGGTCTGGTGGTGCCTCACCTTGTCCGGGTACTGGCCGGCCCTTCCCATGGGCGGTTGTTGGCGCTTTCCGCCGTGACTGGCGCCCTGATTTTGATTTGGTCCGATGTCCTGGCCCGGGTACTCCTGAGCAGCGGCCAGGAATTACCGGTGGGGGTTGTTACTGCGCTCTTGGGCGGGCCGTTTTTCTTTTATCTCTTGAAATCCCGGCGTTCCAGGGGGATGTGGTGA
- a CDS encoding CoB--CoM heterodisulfide reductase iron-sulfur subunit A family protein, giving the protein MTRRKILLCACPDLAFDGRELAGRLQRLGVKAELAPPLCAPDGLARLQCLTTSKSLNWLVAACGPEIHAGFFQGLADKEPLPVVDVRSCGDLESAVGALTLALQTAGQPIIAAGPVCREVLVVGGGVGGCQAALDLANAGFKVYLAESSLSIGGTMAQLDKTFPTLDCSICILGPKLVEVAAHPNIELLTYASLNRIAGGAGGFEVEVTIRPRYVNMSKCVGCGTCTTVCPVIVPSRWNLGLKPRKCIRIIFAQAVPLRATIEKDYCIDCQMCVQACEHQAINLLYHPSQRRLTVGAIVLATGAKPFDPSIKSEYGYSRIPGVVTNLEFERIVCATGPTQGSLVTPMGEPVKRLAFIQCVGSRDRRFLPYCSGYCCTASIKEAMLALEHEPEAEVTIFYNDIRTSGKGFEELYQRARAAGVRFIKGLPGRIDEDEKGRPVICYEDQERGRRLQLVVDMAVLAVGLEAPTETLPFVDQTPAKDGLGFYQERHPILHPLESTVPGVFLAGTCHGPRDIAETVCQGSGVAARVIRLLDALTGGN; this is encoded by the coding sequence ATGACCCGGCGGAAAATTCTCCTCTGCGCTTGCCCCGATCTCGCCTTTGATGGCCGGGAACTGGCGGGCCGACTGCAGCGGCTGGGGGTCAAAGCTGAACTGGCGCCGCCTCTGTGCGCCCCCGACGGCTTAGCGCGGTTACAGTGTCTGACGACCTCAAAGTCGCTTAACTGGTTAGTGGCTGCTTGCGGTCCGGAAATCCATGCCGGTTTTTTCCAGGGACTGGCCGACAAGGAACCGTTGCCGGTGGTGGATGTGCGGTCCTGCGGCGACCTTGAGTCCGCGGTGGGCGCCCTGACCCTGGCCCTGCAAACCGCGGGACAGCCGATTATTGCTGCAGGACCGGTCTGCCGGGAGGTATTGGTGGTGGGTGGCGGCGTGGGGGGCTGCCAGGCCGCGCTCGATTTGGCCAACGCCGGCTTCAAAGTCTATCTGGCCGAATCTTCACTCTCTATCGGCGGTACCATGGCCCAATTGGACAAGACTTTCCCCACCCTTGATTGCTCTATCTGCATCCTGGGGCCAAAACTGGTGGAGGTGGCGGCCCATCCCAACATCGAGTTGCTCACCTATGCCAGCCTTAACCGCATTGCGGGAGGCGCCGGTGGGTTTGAGGTGGAAGTCACCATCCGGCCCCGCTACGTGAATATGAGCAAGTGCGTGGGGTGCGGGACCTGCACCACCGTCTGCCCGGTGATCGTGCCCAGCCGTTGGAACCTGGGGCTCAAGCCCCGGAAATGCATCCGCATTATTTTTGCCCAGGCGGTGCCTTTGCGGGCCACCATCGAGAAGGATTATTGTATCGACTGTCAGATGTGCGTCCAGGCCTGCGAACATCAGGCTATTAATCTCCTGTATCACCCCAGCCAGCGCCGCCTCACAGTAGGGGCCATCGTGTTGGCCACCGGGGCCAAGCCTTTTGACCCTAGTATTAAGAGCGAATATGGTTACAGCCGCATCCCTGGGGTGGTTACTAACTTGGAGTTCGAGCGTATCGTGTGCGCTACCGGCCCTACGCAGGGGAGCCTGGTGACGCCGATGGGGGAGCCAGTCAAGCGCTTGGCCTTCATCCAGTGCGTGGGGTCCCGGGACCGGCGGTTTTTGCCGTATTGCTCGGGTTACTGCTGCACCGCGTCCATCAAGGAAGCCATGCTGGCCCTGGAACATGAGCCGGAAGCCGAGGTCACCATCTTTTACAACGACATCCGTACCTCCGGCAAAGGCTTTGAAGAGTTGTACCAGCGGGCCCGGGCTGCGGGAGTGCGGTTTATCAAGGGCTTGCCGGGCCGCATCGATGAGGACGAGAAGGGGCGCCCGGTCATCTGTTATGAGGACCAGGAAAGGGGAAGACGGTTGCAGTTAGTGGTGGATATGGCAGTGTTGGCCGTGGGGCTGGAGGCCCCAACAGAGACGCTGCCTTTTGTGGATCAGACCCCGGCCAAAGATGGGTTGGGCTTTTACCAGGAGCGCCACCCGATCCTTCATCCACTGGAATCCACGGTGCCGGGGGTCTTTCTGGCGGGCACCTGCCATGGACCCCGGGACATCGCCGAGACCGTCTGCCAGGGGAGCGGGGTGGCGGCCCGAGTCATCCGCCTGTTGGATGCCCTCACCGGTGGGAATTAA
- a CDS encoding 4-oxalocrotonate tautomerase family protein, giving the protein MPFVNIKITKEGATVEQKAELIKGVTDLLVKVLNKNPQTTVVLIEEVDMDNWGIGGESVTARRRKADEEAG; this is encoded by the coding sequence ATGCCTTTTGTAAACATCAAGATCACCAAGGAAGGCGCCACCGTTGAGCAAAAAGCCGAGCTTATCAAAGGAGTTACCGATTTGCTGGTGAAAGTGCTCAACAAGAACCCCCAAACCACCGTAGTCCTGATTGAGGAGGTGGACATGGATAATTGGGGCATTGGCGGGGAATCCGTGACGGCACGGAGGCGGAAAGCTGATGAGGAAGCAGGTTAA
- a CDS encoding hydrogenase iron-sulfur subunit: protein MSKELRIGLYICHCGHNIAGVISPEALAAAARELPGVVVCRDHLYSCSEAGQRDIAKDIREYGLNRMVVAACSPKLHEPTFRRLLADCGVNPYLLEIVNIREQCSWVHAKEPEAALAKALELIRMGLAKVRDAVPLAERQVPMTRAALVIGGGPAGLRAALDIAHSGIPVTLVDRAPVLGGMANRLSKTFPRGDSALSIINPMMVAVMLHPGIRVLIDSAATGVSGHLGNYRVTVRQNQPRVADTCDRCGACAIICPVKVPDMQQAGLCLRSAVYLPSPTAFPARYTVDPEACDRCGLCVSACPQHAIDLEAAGEIEHTLEIGAMVVATGFQPFEPAGSRYEAWAALPQVITTVALERLLAPSGPTAGRALTPGTATEPQDIAFILCVGSREEEGNQYCSRICCPTALKQALELKVLLPAARIRVYYRDLRTIKKEWEALYTRAREAGIVFMRSRVKDIRSGEDGGVIIEADQDLGQWTSRDRVDLAVLAVGLRPGDITALKEVLKLPVGPDGFFMEAHPKLRPLETVLDGIYLAGACQGPKDLAESITQGSGAAAKVLGLMAHDTVSLDGLVSFVDPDTCIGCESCYQECPFQAVEMVGEGKSRKARIIEAACKGCGVCAGACPSGAIIARGFTDEMILAQIDEALAEGPEEKILAFCCSWCSYAGADFAGVSRLQYPPAVRIIRTMCAGRIHPKFIRHAFAKGAGQVLVSGCHPPGDCHYITGNLRAQARIEKLKPKLAKQGIDPARLRLEWISATEGKTFQQIIQAMAEQIGGEKAKREKGEKRKSDSETGML, encoded by the coding sequence ATGAGCAAAGAACTCCGCATCGGACTTTACATCTGCCACTGCGGGCACAATATCGCCGGGGTTATCAGCCCTGAGGCCCTGGCGGCGGCGGCTCGGGAGTTGCCGGGGGTGGTGGTCTGCCGGGATCATCTTTACTCTTGCTCCGAGGCGGGCCAACGGGATATCGCCAAGGACATCAGGGAGTATGGCTTGAACCGCATGGTGGTGGCGGCCTGCTCCCCCAAGCTCCATGAGCCCACCTTTCGCCGCCTGCTGGCCGATTGCGGGGTCAATCCCTATCTCTTGGAGATCGTCAACATCCGGGAGCAGTGTTCCTGGGTCCATGCCAAAGAACCGGAGGCCGCGCTAGCAAAGGCCCTGGAACTGATCCGCATGGGGCTGGCCAAGGTGCGGGACGCGGTGCCCTTAGCCGAGCGCCAGGTACCCATGACCCGGGCGGCGTTAGTGATCGGCGGGGGCCCGGCGGGGTTGAGGGCCGCTTTAGACATCGCCCACTCCGGAATCCCGGTGACCCTGGTGGATCGTGCCCCGGTGCTGGGAGGCATGGCCAACCGGCTTTCCAAGACCTTTCCCCGGGGCGACAGCGCCCTTAGCATCATCAATCCCATGATGGTCGCGGTGATGCTCCATCCGGGAATCAGGGTGCTGATTGACAGCGCGGCCACCGGTGTCAGCGGCCACCTGGGCAATTATCGGGTGACGGTTCGCCAGAATCAGCCACGGGTAGCGGATACCTGCGACCGTTGCGGCGCCTGTGCAATAATCTGCCCGGTCAAGGTGCCGGATATGCAGCAGGCGGGACTGTGTCTGAGGTCCGCCGTCTATCTGCCGTCGCCCACGGCCTTTCCGGCACGCTACACAGTGGACCCGGAGGCCTGCGACCGCTGCGGCCTCTGCGTTTCGGCCTGTCCTCAGCACGCCATAGATTTAGAGGCCGCCGGGGAGATTGAACACACCCTGGAAATCGGGGCCATGGTGGTGGCTACGGGCTTTCAGCCCTTTGAGCCCGCGGGCAGCCGTTATGAAGCCTGGGCTGCCCTGCCCCAGGTGATTACCACAGTGGCCCTGGAACGCCTGCTGGCCCCTTCAGGTCCAACGGCGGGGCGGGCGCTGACGCCCGGGACGGCAACTGAACCGCAGGATATCGCCTTTATCCTGTGCGTGGGTTCCCGGGAGGAAGAGGGGAACCAGTATTGCTCCCGGATTTGCTGCCCCACGGCTTTAAAGCAGGCCCTGGAACTGAAGGTCTTGCTGCCTGCCGCCCGCATCCGCGTCTATTACCGGGACCTCCGGACTATCAAGAAGGAGTGGGAGGCTTTGTACACCCGGGCCCGGGAGGCGGGTATCGTGTTTATGCGGAGCCGGGTTAAGGATATCCGGTCGGGTGAGGACGGCGGGGTAATTATCGAGGCGGATCAGGATCTGGGGCAGTGGACCAGCCGGGACCGGGTGGACCTGGCGGTGCTGGCCGTGGGTCTGAGGCCGGGCGACATCACCGCCCTCAAAGAGGTGCTGAAGCTGCCGGTGGGACCCGACGGCTTTTTCATGGAAGCCCATCCCAAGCTGCGCCCCTTGGAAACGGTGCTGGATGGCATCTATCTGGCCGGGGCCTGCCAGGGTCCCAAAGACCTGGCCGAGTCCATTACGCAGGGCTCCGGGGCCGCGGCCAAGGTTCTGGGCCTCATGGCCCACGACACCGTCAGCCTGGACGGCCTGGTGAGCTTTGTTGACCCGGACACGTGCATCGGTTGCGAGAGTTGCTACCAGGAATGTCCGTTCCAGGCTGTGGAAATGGTGGGGGAGGGGAAATCCCGGAAAGCCCGGATCATTGAAGCGGCCTGTAAGGGCTGCGGGGTCTGCGCCGGGGCCTGCCCCAGCGGGGCGATCATTGCCCGGGGCTTTACCGACGAGATGATCCTGGCCCAGATCGACGAGGCCCTGGCGGAAGGACCCGAGGAGAAGATTCTGGCCTTCTGCTGTAGCTGGTGTTCCTATGCCGGAGCGGATTTCGCCGGAGTGTCCCGGCTGCAATACCCACCGGCGGTCAGGATTATCCGCACCATGTGCGCCGGGCGGATACACCCCAAGTTTATCCGCCACGCCTTTGCAAAAGGCGCGGGGCAGGTGCTGGTCTCGGGCTGCCATCCCCCGGGAGACTGCCATTACATAACGGGGAATTTGAGGGCCCAGGCCCGGATCGAGAAACTCAAACCGAAGCTGGCCAAGCAGGGTATCGACCCGGCGCGCCTGCGCCTGGAGTGGATTTCTGCCACGGAAGGCAAGACGTTTCAGCAAATCATCCAGGCGATGGCCGAGCAAATTGGGGGCGAAAAGGCGAAAAGGGAAAAAGGCGAAAAGAGAAAGTCAGATTCGGAAACCGGGATGCTTTGA
- a CDS encoding 4Fe-4S dicluster domain-containing protein, whose amino-acid sequence MQPRVIKRETDAFLELTLRLFVDTVELRLDKGLCIKCDICAKVCPREAVTIIPREGDLDITIDPRLCLMCEICAHFCPVAAVILSYNGEVKTIMADHQGLAPFLPKIDMDKTRCPLPCPPQPEGEEHWCRQQLQLVTNDLTECPKYCHKCLTACPRQAIVLDEAADQTRPAPDLCLRCTQCLTVCEFEAILVNPQFRGRLVIDDHKCPPDCVKCIELCPVKVIIREGDRVWLKMENCAYCGVCVNICDDEAITLVREEVVAEAGEFSQAWKLAVEKLVSQ is encoded by the coding sequence ATGCAACCCCGGGTCATCAAACGCGAAACCGACGCCTTCCTGGAATTGACGCTGAGGCTCTTCGTCGATACGGTGGAGTTGCGTCTGGACAAGGGGCTGTGCATCAAGTGCGACATCTGCGCCAAAGTCTGCCCCCGGGAGGCGGTGACGATTATCCCCCGGGAAGGCGATCTGGACATTACCATCGACCCCCGCCTTTGCCTGATGTGCGAAATCTGCGCCCATTTCTGCCCGGTGGCCGCGGTGATATTAAGTTACAACGGCGAAGTCAAGACCATCATGGCGGACCACCAGGGGTTGGCGCCGTTTCTCCCCAAGATCGACATGGACAAGACCCGCTGCCCCCTGCCGTGCCCGCCGCAGCCGGAGGGGGAGGAGCATTGGTGCCGGCAGCAATTGCAGTTGGTGACTAACGATCTCACGGAATGCCCCAAATACTGCCACAAGTGCCTAACGGCCTGTCCCCGGCAGGCCATCGTGCTGGATGAGGCCGCGGACCAGACCAGGCCTGCGCCAGACCTGTGCTTGCGCTGTACTCAATGCCTGACAGTGTGCGAATTTGAGGCGATCCTGGTCAACCCCCAATTTCGGGGTCGCCTGGTGATTGACGACCACAAGTGCCCGCCGGATTGCGTAAAATGCATTGAGCTCTGCCCCGTGAAGGTTATTATCCGGGAGGGCGACCGAGTCTGGCTGAAGATGGAGAACTGCGCCTATTGCGGGGTCTGCGTCAATATCTGCGATGACGAAGCCATCACCCTGGTACGAGAGGAAGTAGTGGCCGAAGCGGGGGAGTTTTCCCAGGCGTGGAAGTTGGCGGTAGAAAAGTTGGTAAGCCAATAA
- a CDS encoding DUF3795 domain-containing protein codes for MRESYCGLCDDCQLGNPGLLETVSRLKRYLDQVRANVWVHCFPGPEGFNLPEFRKGLEWFLTHRECPGCKNGQGLCDCPIRVCAQGRNLEHCYECPDLETCDKYDLLLVQFPDVKINLRRRQLKFKAREYHRKLEEKK; via the coding sequence ATGAGAGAGAGTTATTGCGGTTTGTGTGATGATTGCCAACTGGGCAATCCTGGGCTGTTGGAGACGGTTTCCCGACTGAAACGGTACTTGGACCAGGTCCGGGCCAATGTCTGGGTTCACTGCTTCCCGGGACCGGAGGGTTTCAATTTGCCGGAATTCCGGAAAGGGCTGGAGTGGTTTCTGACCCACAGGGAGTGCCCCGGCTGCAAAAACGGGCAGGGCCTGTGTGACTGTCCCATCCGAGTCTGCGCCCAGGGCCGGAATCTGGAGCACTGTTATGAGTGCCCGGACCTGGAGACTTGCGACAAATACGACCTGCTCCTGGTCCAGTTCCCGGATGTGAAGATCAACTTGCGCCGCCGTCAGTTGAAGTTCAAGGCGAGGGAGTATCACCGGAAGCTGGAAGAGAAAAAATAA
- a CDS encoding FAD-dependent oxidoreductase, translating to MASTRPLDRVAHPRVLVVGGGIAGMQAALEVAAAGLPVTLTEAGPTIGGLMAQLDKTFPTNDCAMCILSPKMLEIARHPLIKIETSTRVLQVRGQAGDFQALLSRRPRFVDVSRCSGCGDCTRVCPAKLPDPYNLGLSQTKAIHVPFPQAIPQAAYIAPEACRVFQGKKCEACVKVCQAGAINLKEAAAEWTESVGAIIVALGAVPASAGEFPGAGHPDVVTSLEFERLLSATGPQGGKLLRPSDQSPPRRIAFIQCVGSRDPQAGVSYCSSLCCMASLKEAMVAREISAPGLTSTIFYMDIRAQGKGYEGYLEQARERGVNLVRSRVTAVIPQADGGVQVRYTDARGRPQEQPFDMAVLAIGLRPGLKMPTSVRRLGLEVNEHGFIAASPLLPVSTTRPGVLVCGTAREPMDIPESVTTASAAAAAASRLLTIAHRTWAPKAKPVPSLATDFPPRIGVFLCHCGTNIAKTIDLAKLAKAVAGLPGVAHVEDNLFSCAVESTGRMRETIREKGLNRVVVAACSPRTHEGVFRDVLAGADLNPGYFTMANIREQCAWVHQGDPEAALAKAAGLIAMAVGRAARLTPIQPQSIPVTPRALVLGGGVAGMSAALTLADQGFHTYLVERENTLGGLARNLFFTLEGSDPQEFLHEMQATVYSHPNIEVHIQTELTQVKGHVGQFKSTVRRFTMNGYQERELAHGVIVVATGGREYKPLGRFLYGEDPRVLSQRELEGKINFCDLDLPKVRQVVMIQCVGSREPEHPDCSRLCCSQALKNALLLKDRYPLMEIIVLYRDIRAYGFRENYYVKAKEKGVRFIPFEAARPPWLTAAKRRPLTVWVTDELLGQELPLAADLVILSTGMEPAAGSEAVARQLRVSQTLSGWFQEAHQKLRPVDSATEGVFLCGVAHYPKSLGETVAQAQAAAIRAAGILFQTELLASEVVAMITPEQCRRCLTCVGICPFGAVQLADGKPEVRPELCRGCGICAAECPAGVITMSRDTDPELTAQIEAVINVRQIFLE from the coding sequence ATGGCCTCTACACGGCCATTAGATCGAGTGGCCCACCCCCGGGTGCTGGTGGTGGGCGGCGGCATAGCCGGCATGCAGGCGGCCTTGGAGGTGGCGGCTGCGGGGCTGCCGGTGACCCTGACGGAAGCGGGACCCACCATCGGCGGTCTCATGGCGCAGTTGGATAAGACCTTCCCCACCAACGACTGCGCCATGTGCATCCTGTCGCCTAAGATGCTGGAGATCGCCCGCCACCCCCTGATCAAGATTGAGACCTCCACCCGGGTCTTGCAGGTCCGGGGCCAGGCCGGGGATTTTCAGGCCCTGTTGAGTCGCCGGCCCCGGTTCGTGGACGTGAGCCGATGTTCCGGCTGCGGCGACTGCACCCGGGTCTGTCCGGCCAAGCTCCCGGACCCGTATAATCTCGGGCTCAGCCAGACCAAGGCCATTCACGTGCCCTTTCCCCAGGCCATTCCTCAGGCGGCGTATATTGCCCCGGAGGCCTGCCGGGTCTTTCAGGGGAAGAAGTGCGAGGCCTGTGTCAAGGTCTGCCAGGCCGGGGCCATTAATCTGAAAGAGGCGGCGGCGGAATGGACGGAGTCCGTGGGGGCCATCATTGTGGCCCTGGGCGCGGTCCCGGCGTCGGCCGGCGAGTTTCCCGGCGCTGGCCATCCCGACGTGGTGACCAGCCTGGAGTTCGAGCGGCTGCTCAGCGCCACCGGCCCCCAGGGCGGCAAATTGCTGCGGCCGTCGGATCAGAGCCCGCCCCGTCGGATAGCCTTTATCCAGTGTGTGGGGTCCCGGGACCCCCAGGCCGGCGTCAGTTATTGTTCCAGCTTATGCTGCATGGCCAGTCTCAAGGAGGCCATGGTGGCCCGGGAGATCAGCGCTCCGGGGCTTACCTCCACCATCTTTTACATGGATATTCGGGCCCAAGGCAAAGGGTATGAGGGTTACCTGGAGCAAGCCCGGGAGCGCGGCGTCAATCTGGTGCGCTCCCGGGTTACTGCGGTGATCCCCCAGGCTGATGGCGGGGTGCAGGTGCGCTACACTGATGCCAGAGGCAGGCCCCAGGAGCAGCCCTTCGATATGGCGGTCTTAGCCATAGGGCTCAGGCCCGGCCTTAAAATGCCAACCTCCGTCCGGCGCCTGGGGTTGGAAGTAAATGAGCATGGCTTCATTGCCGCCTCGCCGTTACTGCCGGTGAGCACCACCCGGCCGGGAGTCCTGGTGTGCGGCACGGCCCGGGAACCCATGGACATCCCCGAATCCGTGACTACAGCAAGCGCCGCGGCTGCGGCGGCCTCGCGCCTGTTGACCATCGCCCATCGTACCTGGGCGCCCAAAGCCAAGCCGGTTCCCAGCCTGGCAACGGATTTTCCTCCCCGGATCGGGGTTTTTCTCTGTCATTGCGGCACCAATATTGCCAAAACCATTGACCTGGCCAAACTGGCTAAAGCTGTGGCCGGGCTGCCCGGGGTTGCCCATGTGGAGGATAACCTGTTTTCCTGTGCGGTGGAATCCACCGGCCGGATGCGGGAGACTATCCGGGAGAAGGGCCTCAACCGGGTGGTGGTAGCCGCGTGCAGTCCCAGGACCCACGAAGGGGTCTTCCGGGATGTTCTGGCGGGTGCAGACCTGAACCCAGGCTACTTCACCATGGCCAATATCCGGGAGCAGTGCGCCTGGGTCCATCAGGGGGACCCGGAGGCGGCCCTGGCCAAGGCCGCCGGTCTGATCGCCATGGCAGTAGGCCGGGCGGCAAGGCTTACGCCCATCCAGCCCCAGAGCATTCCCGTGACGCCCCGGGCCCTGGTGCTGGGGGGCGGGGTGGCCGGCATGAGCGCAGCGCTGACCCTGGCGGACCAGGGGTTTCACACTTACCTGGTGGAGCGGGAAAATACCTTGGGAGGCCTGGCCCGGAATCTGTTTTTTACCCTGGAAGGCTCGGACCCCCAAGAATTTCTCCATGAAATGCAGGCCACGGTATATAGCCACCCCAACATCGAGGTCCATATCCAGACCGAACTGACCCAGGTCAAAGGACATGTGGGGCAGTTTAAAAGCACCGTGCGCCGCTTCACCATGAACGGCTACCAGGAGCGGGAACTGGCCCACGGCGTCATCGTGGTGGCCACGGGCGGCCGGGAATATAAGCCCCTGGGGCGATTTCTCTACGGGGAGGATCCCCGGGTGCTCTCGCAGCGGGAGTTAGAGGGGAAGATTAATTTTTGCGATCTGGATCTCCCCAAGGTGCGGCAGGTGGTGATGATCCAGTGCGTGGGGTCGCGGGAACCCGAGCACCCCGATTGCAGCCGCCTGTGCTGCTCCCAGGCTCTCAAGAACGCCCTGCTCCTCAAAGACCGCTATCCCCTGATGGAAATCATCGTGCTGTATCGGGACATCCGGGCTTACGGTTTCCGGGAAAATTATTACGTCAAGGCCAAGGAGAAGGGAGTGCGGTTTATTCCCTTCGAGGCGGCGCGGCCGCCCTGGCTCACCGCAGCCAAACGGCGGCCCCTGACAGTCTGGGTGACCGATGAGCTTTTGGGGCAGGAGTTGCCCCTGGCGGCGGACCTGGTGATCCTGAGTACAGGCATGGAACCAGCGGCGGGAAGCGAAGCTGTGGCCCGGCAACTCCGAGTTTCCCAAACCCTATCCGGGTGGTTCCAGGAGGCTCACCAGAAACTGAGGCCGGTGGATTCAGCCACCGAGGGGGTGTTTCTTTGCGGAGTGGCCCACTATCCCAAGAGTCTGGGAGAAACCGTGGCTCAGGCCCAGGCCGCAGCGATCCGGGCCGCGGGGATTCTGTTCCAGACGGAGTTGTTGGCCAGCGAGGTGGTGGCCATGATCACCCCGGAGCAATGCCGGCGCTGCCTGACCTGCGTCGGAATTTGCCCCTTTGGCGCGGTGCAGCTTGCCGATGGCAAGCCCGAAGTGCGCCCCGAGCTCTGCCGGGGCTGCGGTATCTGTGCCGCGGAGTGTCCAGCGGGGGTTATTACGATGAGCCGGGACACCGACCCGGAATTGACGGCCCAGATCGAGGCGGTGATTAATGTTCGGCAAATTTTTCTAGAGTAG